The following proteins come from a genomic window of Desulfatiglans anilini DSM 4660:
- a CDS encoding type III-B CRISPR module-associated Cmr3 family protein encodes MTEKLQWLRLEPLDSCFFKGSEPMVAGENHTARSVFPPMPSTLLGALRTAVLLQRGLDPSTYAREEKAGRDIAGRYPLLGTPERPGFKVVGPIFEATVPGGAVVRFLPAPAHWMASKQSLKRAEAMHHGAFDPCEDSAESGKSTQPQRRIGITPADLPSEFIRAVGLKGSVPEPLWALNPQAGDLAPLLDHWISVEALEEIHQGRNELSCFSDLSSYTGGPALLPLKAFYTYEERVGIALEDRRRTAKSGYLYAASHIRLKKGVAMLLGLDRELVPSHLDAEGLLTLGGEQRLASYTLVPDRMPLPPKRGPWAVALSHFPWEELRAHNWQNLPRISRAPVRMAGWDMKKAFHKPVTAYLAPGTSIRTADAGELPVGFYNG; translated from the coding sequence ATGACTGAAAAATTGCAATGGCTGAGGTTGGAGCCGTTGGACAGCTGTTTCTTTAAGGGTTCCGAACCGATGGTCGCGGGTGAAAACCACACCGCCCGGTCTGTCTTTCCACCCATGCCGTCGACCCTTTTGGGGGCCCTCCGTACAGCGGTGCTGCTGCAGCGCGGCCTTGACCCTTCTACGTATGCAAGAGAGGAAAAGGCGGGCCGGGATATTGCCGGCCGCTATCCCCTTTTGGGGACGCCCGAGCGTCCTGGATTCAAGGTCGTCGGGCCGATTTTCGAAGCAACGGTGCCTGGCGGCGCGGTCGTGCGTTTTCTGCCTGCGCCTGCCCATTGGATGGCCTCAAAACAATCGTTGAAGAGGGCTGAAGCGATGCATCACGGCGCTTTTGACCCATGCGAGGATTCGGCTGAAAGCGGCAAGTCGACCCAGCCACAGCGAAGGATCGGGATTACTCCGGCTGACCTCCCTTCGGAGTTTATCCGCGCCGTGGGGCTGAAAGGCAGCGTCCCAGAACCCTTGTGGGCTCTCAATCCGCAGGCAGGGGACCTCGCGCCGCTTCTGGATCACTGGATTTCTGTGGAGGCTTTAGAAGAAATCCACCAGGGGAGGAACGAATTATCCTGTTTCTCGGATTTATCATCCTATACGGGAGGCCCTGCCCTATTGCCGTTGAAGGCGTTTTACACCTATGAGGAGCGGGTAGGGATCGCCCTCGAGGACCGGCGGCGGACTGCCAAGTCAGGATATTTGTATGCGGCGAGCCATATCCGCCTCAAGAAGGGCGTCGCGATGCTTTTGGGGCTTGACCGGGAGCTGGTGCCTTCTCATCTGGATGCGGAGGGGCTCCTGACCTTGGGCGGGGAGCAGCGGCTGGCAAGCTATACGCTTGTGCCTGACAGAATGCCCCTTCCGCCGAAGCGCGGCCCTTGGGCTGTAGCCCTCTCGCATTTTCCGTGGGAGGAATTGCGGGCCCATAACTGGCAGAATCTGCCAAGGATCTCTCGGGCGCCGGTGCGGATGGCCGGCTGGGATATGAAAAAGGCGTTTCACAAGCCGGTGACGGCGTATCTGGCGCCTGGCACCTCGATCAGGACGGCGGATGCAGGGGAATTGCCGGTGGGTTTCTATAACGGTTAG
- the cmr4 gene encoding type III-B CRISPR module RAMP protein Cmr4 — translation MLFSTNASRVCVLYAVSPLHAGAGQSTGAVDLPIQRERHTSWPMIQSSGLKGAFRDWFTRYYANSKAGEMGYESAHSQAKELACKVFGREESPDGPEGHAGAISITDGRLLAFPVRSNAAPFVWVTAPYVLTRLARDLRLIPDAGLTLPGMELGSAPGSGEGMLIRGDIAAENGLVLEDLVVKIVESKTDAVALKAAFEALAPQVARLVLISDADFTYLVRNATEVQAQIAINPETGVTTAGSLRYQELLPADSALYTLVFFTTERTQNEPQPVEFIADLTMTALATHVQIGGDMTLGRGLMEVRWLPGGKA, via the coding sequence ATGTTGTTTTCGACGAACGCTTCCAGGGTGTGTGTTCTTTACGCCGTGTCACCGCTTCACGCAGGGGCGGGTCAGTCAACCGGGGCTGTAGATCTCCCCATTCAACGGGAGCGCCACACCTCCTGGCCGATGATCCAGTCGTCGGGTTTGAAAGGGGCTTTCCGGGACTGGTTTACACGCTACTACGCCAATAGTAAAGCGGGCGAAATGGGTTACGAATCAGCGCATTCCCAGGCCAAGGAACTGGCCTGCAAGGTCTTCGGCCGAGAAGAGTCCCCAGACGGGCCTGAAGGCCACGCCGGGGCGATTTCCATCACCGACGGCCGTTTGTTGGCATTTCCGGTGAGAAGCAACGCCGCCCCATTCGTGTGGGTGACCGCTCCTTATGTGCTTACGCGGCTCGCGCGTGACCTCCGGTTGATCCCCGATGCAGGGTTGACGCTCCCCGGCATGGAGTTGGGTTCGGCGCCGGGCTCCGGCGAGGGCATGCTGATTCGGGGTGATATTGCCGCGGAAAACGGGTTGGTGCTGGAAGACCTGGTGGTCAAGATTGTTGAATCGAAGACGGATGCCGTGGCATTGAAGGCGGCCTTCGAAGCCCTGGCACCCCAGGTTGCGCGTCTTGTGCTGATTTCCGATGCGGATTTCACCTATCTGGTCCGCAATGCCACGGAAGTCCAGGCCCAGATTGCCATCAACCCGGAAACCGGCGTGACCACGGCTGGGTCGCTCCGTTATCAGGAGCTTTTGCCGGCTGATTCAGCCTTGTACACCCTCGTCTTTTTTACCACGGAGAGGACGCAGAACGAGCCCCAGCCGGTTGAATTTATAGCGGATCTCACCATGACCGCCTTGGCGACCCATGTCCAGATAGGCGGCGACATGACCTTGGGCCGCGGCCTCATGGAGGTTCGTTGGCTGCCGGGCGGAAAGGCATAG
- the cmr5 gene encoding type III-B CRISPR module-associated protein Cmr5, with translation METTISQKRSRFALEQLERIPVNKDFANLTAGLPAMILGNGFGHALAFLISKATKDGQLSVKEKHYAAFAIIARWLKERGIIPDDEPKPFLTNLSAMSQEQYLRAQDEALLVLEWVKRYANSALFLEEQGDTP, from the coding sequence ATGGAGACGACGATTTCTCAGAAGCGGTCGCGATTCGCGTTGGAGCAGCTCGAGCGGATCCCGGTCAACAAGGACTTTGCAAACCTCACGGCCGGCCTGCCGGCGATGATCCTCGGCAACGGATTTGGACATGCCTTGGCCTTTCTCATTTCAAAGGCAACGAAGGATGGGCAGTTATCAGTAAAAGAGAAGCACTACGCAGCCTTCGCGATCATCGCGCGATGGTTGAAAGAGCGTGGAATCATCCCGGATGACGAGCCCAAGCCCTTTCTGACGAACCTTTCGGCGATGTCCCAGGAGCAGTACCTGCGGGCCCAAGACGAGGCCCTGCTGGTGCTCGAATGGGTGAAGCGCTACGCGAACTCGGCCCTTTTCCTCGAGGAGCAAGGAGACACGCCATGA
- the cmr6 gene encoding type III-B CRISPR module RAMP protein Cmr6, giving the protein MNAKAASKPVVRPVNPAVDRVIGKQPQGPFNYGLYFNKWFYVQESGGKCPVEGNAEDPGDNLLPSIAMFNGEASPTGGKWERKTAGRLLEKRHERQEAAARSFESLGYRLLRFEAILETPLVVGLGNGHPSEKGFSFDWTLGVPYIPASGIKGVVRLAWLVKALNRIPEVQDARRFWQQVGKGRLPNEAGEARRVFGNLETSAEDNLEPNRGGVVFMDAFPAKLPLLKAEIMNCHYPEYLNKANGRPTEDQSPNPQKYWAVDPLLDRQGSENTRFVFRILMGPELAKEKAVVSDFSEAFEAALDRHGLGAKTAVGHGRFGLHIAKRDDPGSHGEEAEPEAKSANAPVEPVHEIWEGVHLRYLADRQEVRAEAGGKKAFMKGMDLIPEQYRAKLKKNKIVKVQQIETMPAGGKNYAIVSVE; this is encoded by the coding sequence ATGAATGCGAAGGCTGCTTCGAAGCCGGTTGTGCGGCCGGTCAATCCTGCCGTCGACCGCGTGATTGGAAAACAACCGCAAGGTCCCTTCAATTACGGCCTCTATTTTAACAAGTGGTTTTATGTCCAGGAAAGCGGCGGAAAATGTCCTGTCGAGGGGAATGCAGAGGATCCCGGAGACAATTTACTCCCCTCAATCGCCATGTTCAATGGGGAGGCTTCCCCCACGGGCGGTAAATGGGAGAGAAAGACCGCCGGCAGGCTTCTCGAGAAACGCCACGAACGTCAGGAAGCGGCAGCCCGGTCTTTTGAAAGCTTGGGATATCGCCTTCTGCGTTTCGAAGCGATTCTTGAAACGCCGCTGGTCGTTGGTCTTGGCAACGGCCATCCATCTGAAAAGGGTTTTTCATTCGATTGGACCCTTGGTGTGCCGTATATCCCGGCAAGCGGAATCAAGGGGGTGGTGCGTCTGGCCTGGCTGGTGAAGGCGCTCAACCGGATTCCCGAGGTGCAAGACGCCCGAAGGTTTTGGCAACAGGTGGGAAAAGGCCGGCTTCCGAACGAGGCGGGGGAAGCTCGCAGGGTCTTTGGAAATTTAGAGACGTCGGCTGAAGACAATCTCGAACCAAACAGGGGAGGGGTCGTCTTCATGGACGCTTTCCCTGCGAAACTGCCCCTCCTGAAGGCGGAGATCATGAACTGTCATTATCCTGAATATCTCAATAAGGCCAACGGGAGGCCGACGGAGGACCAGTCCCCTAATCCTCAAAAGTACTGGGCAGTTGATCCGCTTCTGGATCGTCAGGGCAGCGAGAACACCCGATTCGTGTTTCGTATCCTCATGGGACCGGAACTGGCGAAGGAGAAGGCCGTCGTGTCGGATTTTTCCGAGGCGTTTGAAGCCGCGTTGGACCGCCACGGTCTGGGGGCGAAAACCGCTGTAGGTCACGGAAGGTTTGGCCTTCACATCGCCAAACGGGATGATCCGGGCAGCCATGGCGAAGAGGCAGAACCTGAAGCGAAATCCGCAAATGCTCCTGTCGAACCTGTTCATGAAATTTGGGAAGGCGTTCACCTCCGTTACTTGGCAGACAGGCAGGAGGTGAGGGCGGAAGCCGGCGGGAAAAAGGCTTTCATGAAGGGTATGGATCTGATCCCCGAGCAATACCGCGCCAAACTCAAGAAAAATAAAATCGTCAAGGTCCAGCAAATCGAGACGATGCCCGCTGGGGGCAAAAACTACGCGATCGTGTCTGTTGAGTAG